A DNA window from Iodobacter ciconiae contains the following coding sequences:
- the mfd gene encoding transcription-repair coupling factor, producing the protein MTLPALPLNSQRTQINALHGSGDAWVLSHYANISHPLVVFTSNAQVASRLKEELAFLAPQKNIVLFPDWETLAYDHFSPHHDLISERLAALWQIRQNQADVVIVPVQTAMGVLPPVEYLAAYTFFLKKGEKLDADQLRADMAFAGYSHVTQVYGPGEFSIRGGLIDLFPMGSTLPFRIDLFDETIETIRTFDVDTQRSLYPVPEIRLLPAREFPLDEKGRNQFRQRFREIFEGDPSKARIYKEMGNGGTPAGIEYYLPLFFEQTATLFDYLPKDAVLVQHGELLQAAEQFWAETSDRYRNLSGDKERPILAPKDLYLTPDALFSGLKKHRRIEFITGDSAFTAALPALNVDRRSDNPISKLTDFIASYSGQILLCAESLGRRETMAQFFAEYALKPKLIESWASIQESKTDKVLLTAAPFYNGFILTNDSLAIITEANLYEIVAQSRGKRQQKRSNTDAMLRDLSELKIGDAVVHEGHGIGRYCGLTSMDLGEGETELVVIEYAGSDKLYVPVSQLHVISRYSGGSADAAPLHKLGSGNWDKSKRKAAEQVRDTAAELLNLYARRAARKGHAFEWDFHDYAAFAAGFGFDETADQAAAIEAVLIDMRVDKPMDRLVCGDVGFGKTEVALRAAFAAVAGGKQVAVLVPTTLLAEQHFQTFSDRFSDWPIKVAEISRFRSAKEAATTMKGMAEGTVDIVIGTHKLVQPDVEFSKLGLVIIDEEHRFGVRQKEQLKALRADVDVLTLTATPIPRTLAMSLEGLRDFSVIATAPNKRLAVKTFLAKFSDGIIREAVLRELKRGGQVFFLHNEVDTIDNMREKLTALLPEARVGVAHGQMRERDLEHVMRDFAQQRFNILLCTTIIETGIDIPNANTILMNRADKFGLAQLHQMRGRVGRSHHQAYAYLLVPEPEALTGDAKKRLEAIQMMDELGAGFYLAMHDLEIRGAGEVLGDSQSGEMQEIGFSLYSQMLKEAVKSLKKGIEPDLSQPLGVTTEINLRAPALLPAEYCPDVNERLSLYKRLAHCESNEDLDDLMQELIDRFGLLPAPAKVLLDCHRLRMIAGTLGIAKIDAADNAIVLSFTTNTVIEPMKIIKLIQNKKNYKMSGQDKLRIEGNWPESTLRVVRVKELLHELSH; encoded by the coding sequence ATGACACTACCTGCACTCCCCCTTAACAGCCAACGTACCCAAATCAATGCCTTACACGGCTCCGGAGATGCATGGGTTTTAAGCCATTACGCCAATATTTCACATCCTTTAGTGGTGTTTACGTCCAATGCGCAGGTGGCCAGCCGCTTAAAAGAGGAGCTGGCTTTTTTAGCGCCGCAAAAAAATATTGTCCTTTTCCCAGACTGGGAAACACTGGCTTACGATCACTTTAGCCCGCATCATGATTTGATTTCAGAGCGCTTAGCGGCGTTGTGGCAAATCCGTCAAAACCAGGCGGATGTGGTGATTGTGCCGGTACAGACAGCAATGGGTGTCTTACCCCCGGTAGAGTATCTTGCCGCCTACACTTTTTTTCTTAAGAAAGGCGAAAAGCTTGATGCAGATCAGCTGCGTGCTGATATGGCATTTGCAGGCTACAGCCACGTAACACAGGTGTATGGGCCGGGTGAGTTTTCTATCCGTGGCGGGCTGATTGATTTATTCCCCATGGGCTCTACCCTGCCGTTTCGGATCGATTTATTTGACGAGACCATCGAAACTATCCGCACCTTTGATGTAGATACCCAGCGCAGCCTCTACCCTGTGCCCGAAATCCGCCTACTGCCTGCACGCGAGTTTCCACTGGATGAAAAAGGCCGCAATCAGTTCAGGCAGCGCTTCAGAGAAATCTTTGAAGGCGACCCGAGTAAAGCCCGTATCTACAAAGAGATGGGTAATGGCGGCACGCCTGCTGGGATTGAATACTATTTACCGCTGTTTTTTGAGCAGACCGCCACGCTATTTGATTACCTGCCCAAAGACGCAGTTTTGGTGCAGCACGGCGAGTTATTGCAAGCGGCCGAGCAATTCTGGGCAGAAACCTCAGACCGTTACCGCAATTTATCCGGCGATAAAGAACGGCCGATTCTTGCTCCCAAAGATCTCTATCTCACACCCGATGCCCTATTTAGCGGCCTGAAAAAACACCGCCGTATCGAGTTTATTACCGGTGACTCAGCCTTCACTGCAGCTTTACCCGCTTTGAATGTGGACCGGCGCAGCGACAACCCAATCAGCAAACTCACTGATTTTATAGCCAGCTACAGCGGGCAGATTCTGCTCTGTGCAGAAAGCCTGGGCCGCCGTGAAACTATGGCGCAGTTTTTTGCCGAATATGCCTTAAAACCTAAGCTGATCGAAAGCTGGGCCAGCATTCAAGAAAGTAAAACAGATAAAGTACTCCTGACTGCGGCACCGTTTTATAACGGCTTTATTTTAACTAATGACTCTTTAGCCATTATCACCGAAGCCAATCTGTATGAGATAGTGGCGCAAAGCCGTGGCAAGCGTCAGCAAAAACGTAGCAATACAGATGCCATGCTGCGCGATTTATCAGAACTAAAAATTGGCGATGCCGTGGTGCACGAAGGCCACGGGATTGGCCGCTATTGCGGGCTCACCAGCATGGATTTGGGCGAGGGTGAAACCGAGCTGGTGGTGATTGAATACGCAGGCAGTGATAAGCTCTACGTGCCTGTTAGCCAGCTGCATGTCATCAGCCGTTATTCTGGTGGCAGCGCAGATGCAGCCCCCTTACATAAACTGGGCAGCGGCAACTGGGATAAATCCAAGCGTAAAGCCGCCGAACAAGTCAGGGACACCGCAGCCGAGCTGCTTAATCTTTACGCCCGGCGCGCCGCGCGTAAAGGCCACGCTTTTGAATGGGATTTTCACGACTACGCCGCCTTTGCCGCAGGTTTTGGCTTTGATGAAACCGCCGATCAGGCTGCAGCGATTGAAGCCGTTCTGATTGATATGCGAGTCGATAAGCCCATGGACAGGTTGGTGTGCGGCGATGTGGGCTTTGGTAAAACCGAAGTAGCACTGCGCGCAGCCTTTGCCGCCGTAGCGGGTGGCAAGCAGGTGGCCGTGCTGGTGCCGACCACGCTACTGGCCGAACAGCATTTCCAGACATTTAGCGACCGTTTTTCTGACTGGCCGATTAAAGTGGCTGAAATCTCGCGCTTTAGAAGCGCCAAGGAAGCCGCTACTACCATGAAAGGCATGGCAGAAGGCACGGTTGATATTGTGATTGGCACGCATAAACTGGTGCAGCCAGATGTGGAATTTAGCAAGCTGGGGCTCGTGATTATCGATGAAGAGCACCGCTTTGGCGTGCGGCAAAAAGAGCAGCTCAAAGCGCTGCGTGCCGACGTGGATGTACTTACCCTGACCGCCACACCGATTCCGCGCACGCTGGCGATGAGCCTGGAAGGCTTGCGTGACTTTTCCGTGATTGCCACCGCGCCGAATAAACGCCTGGCGGTTAAAACTTTCCTCGCCAAATTCAGCGACGGCATTATCCGCGAGGCGGTACTGCGCGAGCTAAAGCGCGGCGGGCAGGTATTCTTTTTACATAATGAAGTCGATACCATCGACAATATGCGCGAAAAACTCACGGCGCTCTTACCCGAAGCCCGCGTGGGCGTGGCACACGGCCAGATGCGCGAACGTGACCTTGAACATGTGATGCGCGACTTTGCCCAGCAGCGTTTTAATATTTTGCTCTGCACCACCATTATCGAAACGGGAATCGACATCCCCAATGCCAATACCATTCTGATGAACCGCGCCGATAAATTTGGCCTGGCACAATTACACCAGATGCGTGGCCGCGTGGGCCGCAGCCACCACCAGGCCTACGCCTACCTGCTGGTGCCCGAGCCGGAAGCCTTAACAGGCGACGCTAAAAAACGCCTTGAAGCGATTCAAATGATGGATGAATTGGGCGCAGGTTTTTATCTGGCAATGCATGATCTGGAAATCCGCGGTGCGGGTGAAGTACTAGGCGATTCACAATCGGGGGAGATGCAGGAAATCGGCTTCTCGCTTTATAGCCAGATGCTCAAAGAAGCGGTTAAATCGCTCAAAAAAGGGATCGAGCCTGATTTATCCCAGCCACTGGGCGTCACCACCGAAATCAATCTGCGTGCCCCGGCCCTGCTGCCCGCGGAATACTGCCCTGATGTAAACGAGCGGCTTAGCCTCTATAAACGCCTCGCCCATTGTGAAAGCAATGAGGATCTGGACGACCTGATGCAGGAATTGATCGATCGCTTCGGCCTTTTGCCCGCGCCTGCCAAAGTGCTGCTCGATTGCCACCGCCTGCGCATGATTGCAGGCACACTTGGTATTGCTAAAATCGACGCAGCCGACAACGCCATCGTCTTAAGCTTCACCACCAATACGGTAATTGAGCCGATGAAAATCATCAAGCTTATCCAGAACAAAAAGAATTACAAAATGAGCGGCCAGGATAAATTGCGTATAGAAGGCAACTGGCCGGAAAGCACACTGCGTGTGGTGAGAGTGAAAGAGCTGCTGCATGAGTTAAGCCATTGA
- a CDS encoding DEAD/DEAH box helicase, whose protein sequence is MPLTKKLEALHPDDLPLIYAMALLQEPIPQVRLITLMQLRKEKMTSGGAYDQPGVKASLARLMLQKMVTLQTGMGYVIEDEFIFPALLKLKQSGWLPSWVGSARDLLTQQHEYSPWKNYPEDFCQREIMFSAFCGQFEIINEWRQRLSLDDGIAQRFFASDSGQVLFGLLDEEIQSQLLHDALQSSAWHLADCSAIYQYTVSLFEQSFYEWPQLSAQLAAHALLRGDLAQLKLIQQKTPAQFLAENLAALATLRGEYSIAVEIYDTLLKALKQASGKRKYFLSAANGLLYTVALLGLNTPVSLKLAKAQVDDGYKQKHAYCYFALHPLVDHLAQGTPLVSTRPSYIHQPNDCDGLFEALALFWQDATVDDGWCQKLITARTKASKNGYQWVAAELDVLLFQQFGQALLYPGWHAQQQLTPLISAIKREEGWQRALVALSQLKAGAPANSSDVRIAWLIDEDHGEIRIEPREQKKSTKGIWSKGRAVALRRLLQEQDTLPGLSDQDKRVASCIRKSYNNYYGGSDYELDAEAALGHLIGHPALFWFDAPDVRIDIAKGEVALLLKEKQGQITLQLDPNMDSNAALVWKKETPTRLVIYSSSAEIKQIAGILGSGLAVPVAAKAQLVDVITAIAPHIAIHSDLPELAAHVDSVPANATLYAHLLPLQEGLRMQLLVRPLASGCWMTPAKGSVNVLGEIDGKAVQAARDLAAERKRLKRVVDGSPTLSQAEQNGIEWELFHPELCLELLAELKTFGDDTLQLVWPEGERFRLNSTRGLAQMSLSVKRQGEWFVAGGELTLDDGRVLALRELLQMMDKAEGRFLPLGDGDYLALTAAFKKRLDELRVLAEVNKDGLRVSALTAPLLAELAAEVGDLQSDAAWQEQVAKLDSLADFQPKVPSTLQATLRDYQLEGFQWLSRLACWGVGACLADDMGLGKTVQALALLLTRAPQGPALVIAPLSVALNWQAEALRFAPTLRVQTYHNNRSLTDLGPFDLVVASYGMLQQDGEAFAAQHWHTVVLDEAQAIKNSATKRSQAAMALNADFKIIASGTPVENHLGELWNLFRFINPGLLGSKERFAAKFSGPIERGDKTARQYLKKLIQPFILRRTKTQVLSELPPRTEITLKVELSKDERHLYEALRQEAVEKLDTAGTDENRAMRVLAEITRLRRFCCNPKLTLPNSTLEGSKLAAFSEITEELLENNHKALVFSQFVDHLAIVRKWLEEKGISYQYLDGSTPVLERKKRVDAFQAGIGDVFLISLKAGGTGLNLTAADYVIHLDPWWNPAVEDQASDRAHRMGQQRPVTIYRLVAQDTIEEQILSLHAEKRDLADSLLEGGDATGKMDTAALLGLLRGGQ, encoded by the coding sequence ATGCCACTGACTAAAAAACTCGAAGCCCTTCATCCCGATGACCTGCCGCTGATCTACGCCATGGCACTGCTGCAAGAGCCGATACCCCAGGTGCGGCTGATCACGCTGATGCAGCTGCGTAAAGAAAAAATGACCAGTGGCGGTGCTTATGATCAGCCGGGGGTTAAAGCGAGCCTCGCGCGGCTGATGCTACAAAAAATGGTCACCCTGCAAACCGGCATGGGCTATGTCATCGAGGATGAGTTTATTTTTCCTGCCCTGTTAAAGCTGAAACAAAGCGGCTGGCTGCCCAGCTGGGTAGGCAGTGCGCGTGATCTGCTGACCCAGCAGCACGAATATTCGCCATGGAAAAACTATCCGGAAGACTTCTGCCAGCGCGAAATTATGTTTTCCGCCTTTTGCGGGCAGTTTGAAATCATCAATGAATGGCGGCAGCGCCTTAGCCTGGACGATGGTATTGCGCAGCGCTTTTTTGCCAGCGACAGCGGCCAAGTTTTATTTGGCCTGCTCGATGAAGAAATCCAAAGCCAGCTTTTACATGATGCGTTACAAAGCAGTGCATGGCATCTGGCCGATTGCAGCGCCATTTACCAGTACACCGTCAGCTTGTTCGAGCAAAGCTTTTATGAATGGCCACAGCTGTCCGCACAACTTGCCGCCCATGCCCTGCTGCGCGGGGATCTGGCCCAGCTCAAGCTGATCCAGCAAAAAACCCCTGCGCAATTCTTGGCCGAAAATCTGGCCGCGCTCGCCACCCTGCGTGGCGAATACAGCATTGCGGTAGAAATCTACGACACCCTGCTTAAAGCGCTGAAACAGGCCAGCGGCAAGCGCAAATACTTTTTAAGCGCAGCCAATGGCCTGCTCTATACCGTGGCCCTGCTGGGGCTGAACACCCCTGTCAGCCTGAAGCTGGCCAAAGCGCAAGTCGATGATGGTTATAAGCAAAAACACGCTTATTGCTATTTTGCCTTGCATCCACTGGTGGATCACCTGGCGCAAGGCACACCGCTGGTCAGCACCCGCCCCAGCTACATTCATCAACCCAATGATTGCGATGGCCTGTTTGAAGCACTGGCTTTATTCTGGCAGGACGCAACGGTTGACGATGGCTGGTGTCAGAAACTTATTACCGCCAGAACAAAGGCCAGCAAAAATGGCTACCAATGGGTTGCTGCCGAGCTGGATGTGCTGCTGTTTCAGCAGTTTGGCCAGGCACTGCTCTACCCCGGATGGCATGCCCAGCAGCAACTTACGCCATTAATCTCGGCCATTAAGCGGGAAGAAGGCTGGCAACGCGCGCTTGTTGCCCTTAGCCAGCTCAAGGCAGGCGCGCCAGCCAACAGCAGCGATGTGCGAATTGCCTGGCTGATCGACGAGGATCACGGCGAGATCCGCATTGAGCCGCGCGAGCAAAAGAAAAGCACCAAAGGCATTTGGAGCAAGGGCCGGGCGGTAGCACTGCGCCGCCTGCTGCAAGAACAAGACACCTTGCCGGGCTTATCCGATCAGGACAAACGCGTCGCCAGCTGCATCAGAAAATCCTACAACAACTATTACGGCGGCAGTGATTACGAGCTGGATGCCGAAGCCGCCCTCGGTCATTTAATCGGCCACCCGGCGCTGTTCTGGTTTGATGCTCCCGATGTGCGCATTGATATTGCCAAGGGCGAAGTGGCGCTGCTGCTCAAAGAAAAACAAGGCCAGATCACCCTGCAGCTTGATCCCAATATGGATAGCAATGCAGCACTGGTATGGAAAAAAGAAACCCCTACCCGCTTGGTGATTTACAGCTCCAGCGCCGAAATCAAGCAAATCGCCGGCATTTTAGGCTCAGGCCTGGCCGTACCGGTGGCTGCCAAAGCGCAGCTGGTGGATGTCATTACCGCCATTGCACCGCATATTGCCATTCATTCCGATCTGCCCGAGCTGGCCGCCCATGTGGACAGCGTGCCCGCCAACGCCACGCTTTACGCGCATCTGTTACCGCTGCAAGAAGGCCTGCGCATGCAGCTATTGGTGCGCCCGCTAGCGAGTGGCTGCTGGATGACGCCCGCCAAGGGCAGCGTAAATGTGCTAGGGGAAATCGACGGCAAGGCGGTGCAAGCCGCCCGTGATCTGGCAGCAGAAAGGAAACGTCTGAAGCGCGTGGTCGATGGCTCACCGACCCTCAGCCAGGCCGAGCAAAATGGCATTGAGTGGGAGCTGTTCCACCCCGAGCTTTGCTTGGAGCTGCTGGCCGAGCTTAAAACCTTTGGTGACGACACACTGCAACTGGTCTGGCCCGAAGGCGAGCGCTTTCGCTTAAACAGCACGCGTGGCCTCGCACAAATGTCCCTTAGCGTCAAAAGACAGGGCGAGTGGTTTGTAGCAGGCGGCGAGTTAACGTTGGATGATGGCCGGGTGCTGGCGCTAAGAGAATTGCTGCAAATGATGGACAAGGCCGAAGGGCGCTTTCTGCCACTAGGTGACGGCGATTATTTAGCACTCACCGCTGCCTTTAAAAAACGCCTCGACGAATTACGTGTACTGGCCGAAGTCAATAAAGACGGCCTGCGTGTCAGCGCCCTCACCGCGCCGCTTTTAGCCGAGCTGGCTGCTGAAGTAGGCGATTTACAAAGCGATGCTGCCTGGCAAGAACAGGTAGCCAAGCTGGATTCACTAGCCGATTTTCAGCCCAAAGTGCCCTCCACCCTGCAAGCCACATTGCGTGATTATCAGCTGGAAGGCTTTCAATGGCTGTCCCGCCTCGCCTGCTGGGGCGTGGGCGCGTGCCTGGCAGACGATATGGGGCTGGGCAAAACCGTACAAGCACTGGCGCTGCTCTTAACTCGCGCGCCGCAAGGCCCGGCGCTGGTGATTGCGCCGCTGTCGGTGGCGCTCAACTGGCAAGCCGAAGCACTGCGCTTTGCGCCTACGCTAAGAGTACAAACTTACCACAATAATCGCAGCCTTACTGATCTTGGGCCGTTTGATTTAGTGGTCGCCAGCTACGGCATGTTGCAACAGGATGGCGAAGCGTTTGCGGCCCAGCACTGGCACACCGTGGTGCTGGATGAGGCGCAGGCGATTAAGAATTCCGCCACCAAACGCAGCCAGGCGGCGATGGCACTCAATGCCGATTTCAAAATCATTGCCAGCGGCACGCCGGTTGAAAACCACCTGGGCGAGCTATGGAATCTGTTCCGCTTTATCAACCCTGGCCTCTTGGGATCAAAAGAGCGTTTTGCCGCAAAATTTAGCGGCCCCATCGAGCGCGGAGACAAAACCGCCAGACAATATTTGAAAAAACTGATCCAACCGTTTATCCTGCGCCGCACCAAGACCCAAGTACTCAGCGAATTACCGCCGCGCACCGAGATCACGCTTAAAGTCGAATTATCCAAAGACGAGCGCCATTTATACGAAGCATTACGCCAAGAAGCGGTAGAAAAACTCGATACCGCAGGCACAGATGAAAACCGCGCCATGCGGGTGCTGGCCGAAATCACCCGTTTACGCCGCTTTTGCTGTAACCCTAAGCTCACGCTTCCCAATTCAACGCTGGAAGGCAGTAAACTCGCCGCCTTTAGCGAAATCACCGAAGAACTGCTGGAAAACAATCACAAGGCACTGGTGTTTAGCCAGTTTGTAGATCATCTGGCCATTGTGCGTAAATGGCTGGAAGAAAAAGGCATCAGCTACCAGTATCTGGATGGCAGCACGCCGGTGCTGGAGCGCAAAAAACGCGTCGATGCTTTTCAGGCCGGCATTGGCGATGTGTTTTTGATCAGCTTAAAAGCCGGTGGCACGGGCTTAAACCTGACCGCCGCCGATTATGTGATCCACCTTGACCCATGGTGGAACCCCGCCGTTGAAGATCAAGCGTCCGATCGGGCGCACCGCATGGGACAGCAAAGACCGGTCACAATTTACCGCCTAGTGGCGCAAGACACCATCGAAGAGCAAATTCTGTCCTTGCACGCAGAAAAACGCGATCTCGCCGACAGCCTGCTCGAAGGCGGCGACGCCACCGGCAAGATGGATACGGCAGCGTTATTGGGATTGCTACGAGGTGGGCAATAA
- a CDS encoding YecA/YgfB family protein, which produces MSALKQAELERLDAFLMSEATGAETMDLEMIDGFFVALAISPEQAPEEEWLPHIFEGQAPEFKDAAEKDEIIELIRRHHAAIQAAFSLKARNKETEEPLYVPIVLQDEGIDEKWRETLGAYWASGFRAGVLLREDLWQDTLDENEDLYEIVAKILTLELGHHPDDEELVLSIKARDQLIDELPWLIEDVLHWWLNQQFGKVETIVNDGPKIGRNDPCSCGSDKKFKKCCGA; this is translated from the coding sequence ATGTCTGCACTAAAACAAGCCGAACTAGAACGCCTTGATGCGTTTTTAATGTCTGAAGCCACTGGCGCAGAAACCATGGATCTGGAAATGATCGATGGTTTCTTTGTTGCGCTGGCGATCAGCCCAGAGCAAGCGCCGGAAGAAGAATGGCTGCCGCATATCTTTGAAGGGCAAGCGCCCGAATTCAAAGATGCGGCAGAAAAAGACGAGATTATCGAATTAATCCGCCGCCATCACGCCGCCATTCAAGCCGCGTTTTCACTCAAGGCGCGTAATAAAGAAACTGAAGAGCCTTTGTACGTGCCTATCGTTTTGCAAGACGAAGGCATAGATGAAAAATGGCGTGAAACACTGGGCGCTTATTGGGCTTCAGGCTTCAGAGCCGGTGTATTACTGCGCGAAGATTTATGGCAGGACACGCTGGATGAAAACGAAGATCTGTATGAAATCGTAGCCAAAATTCTGACCTTAGAGCTTGGCCATCATCCGGATGACGAAGAGCTGGTACTGAGCATTAAAGCCCGCGATCAACTGATCGACGAATTGCCATGGCTGATCGAAGACGTATTGCACTGGTGGCTGAATCAGCAATTTGGCAAGGTAGAAACCATTGTGAATGACGGCCCGAAAATTGGCCGTAATGATCCTTGCAGCTGCGGCAGTGATAAAAAGTTTAAAAAGTGCTGCGGGGCTTAA
- the serB gene encoding phosphoserine phosphatase SerB produces MYRLIIQAPEVATQNLKQLARLSGAHSIEAIHQQAFRLQGADIANEEAVADFCESNQLDFAFIPEDTRVQDIGLVVMDMDSTLITIECIDEIADMQGIKADISAITASAMRGEIDFKESLSRRVALLAGLDESALERVYSERLKLMAGAEAMLKGFHDAGAKTLLISGGFTFFTEKLQARLGLTRTIANILEIENGKLTGKVIGNIVDAERKKTELIKYRTKLGLRVDQVVAMGDGANDLPMLKEAGFGVACHAKPLVQREAPYCINQVGLDGVLNYFI; encoded by the coding sequence ATGTATCGTCTGATTATCCAAGCCCCGGAAGTCGCCACACAAAACCTGAAGCAACTGGCCCGTCTATCTGGCGCACACAGTATTGAAGCCATTCACCAGCAGGCGTTTCGTTTACAAGGCGCTGATATTGCAAATGAAGAAGCTGTTGCCGACTTTTGCGAATCCAATCAGCTTGATTTTGCGTTTATCCCGGAAGACACCCGCGTACAGGATATTGGCCTTGTAGTCATGGATATGGATTCCACACTGATTACCATTGAATGCATCGATGAAATTGCCGATATGCAGGGCATTAAAGCAGACATATCGGCCATTACCGCCAGCGCCATGCGCGGCGAAATCGATTTCAAGGAAAGCCTTAGCCGCCGCGTAGCACTTTTGGCAGGCCTTGATGAAAGCGCATTAGAGCGCGTTTATTCCGAGCGGCTTAAACTCATGGCAGGCGCAGAAGCCATGCTCAAAGGCTTTCATGATGCAGGAGCCAAAACACTTTTGATTTCTGGCGGATTCACTTTTTTTACCGAAAAACTGCAAGCCAGGCTGGGACTTACACGTACCATTGCCAATATTTTAGAAATTGAAAATGGCAAACTGACAGGCAAAGTGATCGGCAATATTGTGGATGCAGAGCGCAAAAAAACCGAGCTGATCAAATACCGCACCAAGCTTGGCTTGCGTGTTGATCAGGTTGTTGCAATGGGAGACGGGGCCAACGATTTACCAATGCTAAAAGAAGCAGGCTTTGGCGTAGCCTGCCATGCCAAACCGCTTGTGCAACGCGAAGCGCCATATTGTATTAATCAAGTGGGATTAGACGGCGTGCTGAATTACTTTATTTAA